A region from the Candidatus Bathyarchaeota archaeon genome encodes:
- a CDS encoding ABC transporter ATP-binding protein — MREAIVIENLTKYYGGFLALDNLSLKIEENEDVALLGPNGAGKTTAIKILCALLRPSSGTAHIEGINIVEERELALSKVGAIVETPEFYPYLTPEETLSYLGRLRGMRGRGLKSRIKEVIKLVRLEGWAKVKIEKFSRGMKQRLAVAQALLHDPPILILDEPALGLDPRGMMEVRKILKEARKEKTVFYASHLLTEVAQVCDKVAIIDHGRLRVYDSVARLKRKYRSLERAYLKLTEAAI, encoded by the coding sequence ATGCGCGAAGCCATCGTTATTGAGAACCTCACCAAATATTACGGCGGTTTCTTAGCCCTCGATAACCTCTCGCTGAAGATAGAAGAGAACGAGGACGTTGCGCTCCTTGGCCCTAATGGTGCTGGCAAGACCACAGCCATCAAGATCTTATGCGCACTCCTTCGCCCATCCTCGGGTACAGCTCACATCGAGGGCATTAACATCGTTGAGGAGCGCGAGCTAGCGCTTTCGAAAGTTGGCGCCATAGTAGAGACTCCCGAATTTTATCCCTACCTCACCCCTGAAGAGACGCTCAGCTACCTCGGCAGGCTTCGTGGGATGCGTGGGCGCGGGCTAAAGAGCAGGATAAAGGAGGTAATTAAACTCGTCAGGCTCGAGGGATGGGCTAAGGTCAAGATAGAGAAGTTTTCGCGCGGGATGAAGCAACGCCTTGCGGTCGCACAGGCCTTACTCCATGATCCACCGATCTTGATCCTCGACGAGCCGGCGTTGGGTCTCGATCCTAGGGGCATGATGGAGGTGCGGAAAATCCTTAAAGAGGCGAGAAAGGAGAAAACGGTCTTCTACGCCTCGCATTTGCTCACTGAGGTCGCCCAAGTATGCGATAAGGTAGCGATAATCGATCATGGGCGACTACGCGTGTATGACAGTGTCGCCCGTTTAAAGAGGAAGTATCGGTCACTGGAACGTGCGTACCTCAAGTTGACGGAGGCGGCCATTTGA